From a region of the Corallococcus coralloides DSM 2259 genome:
- a CDS encoding RtcB family protein has protein sequence MMPRVLEVPPGAVPLLAWARTVPPAALKQLQHLAAQPYVTEHVAVMPDVHLASGVAVGTVFATQAHVVPGALGNDLGCGVSAHRFAFPAASLSRADLERLLSQLARVIPVGDAVHRGRGLPLPPGLEAPPLSTQKLAHAWERLAPRHLGTLGGGNHFLELDRDGAGDLWLLIHSGSRGVGGAVGEHHQRVAQALGQGTPPALDTGTEAGRACVNDLDLACRFARANRDQLAVRALAVLADVLGVAPDPDRTVDVHHNHVASETHFGRALWVHRKGAVGLDAGARGLIPGSMGTASYVVEGRGEPRAFRSCSHGAGRVLTRTEARARIRPDALVHALRRVVFDPGRTHALVEEAPAAYRDLTEVLEDEEDLVTPRVRLTPLAVLKG, from the coding sequence ATGATGCCCCGCGTCCTCGAAGTCCCACCGGGCGCGGTGCCCCTCCTTGCGTGGGCACGCACGGTGCCCCCCGCGGCCCTGAAGCAGCTCCAGCATCTCGCCGCGCAGCCCTACGTCACGGAGCACGTGGCGGTGATGCCGGACGTGCACCTCGCGTCGGGCGTGGCGGTGGGCACCGTCTTCGCCACGCAAGCCCACGTCGTCCCCGGCGCGCTGGGCAACGACCTGGGGTGCGGCGTGAGCGCGCACCGCTTCGCCTTCCCCGCCGCTTCGCTCTCGCGCGCGGACCTGGAGCGGCTCCTGTCCCAGCTCGCCCGGGTCATCCCGGTGGGGGACGCGGTGCACCGGGGACGGGGTCTGCCCCTGCCGCCGGGGCTCGAAGCTCCACCACTGTCCACCCAGAAGCTCGCGCATGCCTGGGAGCGGCTGGCGCCGCGCCACCTGGGCACGCTCGGCGGAGGCAACCACTTCCTGGAGCTGGATCGCGATGGGGCAGGGGACCTGTGGCTGCTCATCCACTCCGGCTCACGGGGCGTGGGGGGCGCCGTGGGGGAGCACCACCAGCGCGTGGCCCAGGCGCTCGGCCAGGGCACGCCGCCCGCGCTCGACACCGGCACCGAAGCGGGCCGGGCCTGCGTGAATGACCTGGACCTGGCGTGCCGCTTCGCCCGTGCGAACCGCGACCAGCTCGCCGTCCGGGCCCTGGCGGTGCTGGCGGACGTGCTGGGCGTGGCCCCGGATCCGGACCGCACCGTGGACGTGCACCACAACCACGTCGCCTCCGAGACGCACTTCGGCCGCGCGCTCTGGGTCCACCGCAAGGGCGCGGTGGGGCTGGATGCCGGAGCCCGGGGGCTCATCCCCGGCTCCATGGGCACGGCCTCCTACGTCGTCGAAGGGCGGGGGGAGCCCCGCGCCTTCCGCTCCTGCTCGCACGGCGCGGGCCGCGTGCTCACCCGCACGGAGGCCCGCGCCCGCATCCGCCCGGACGCCCTGGTCCACGCCCTGCGCCGCGTGGTGTTCGACCCGGGCCGGACGCACGCCCTGGTGGAGGAGGCCCCTGCCGCCTACCGGGACCTCACCGAGGTGCTGGAGGACGAGGAGGACCTCGTGACGCCCCGCGTCCGGCTCACGCCCCTGGCCGTGCTGAAGGGCTGA
- a CDS encoding dihydrolipoyl dehydrogenase family protein: protein MAETFDVVVIGAGPAGENAGARAAAGGLKVALVEHELLGGECSYWACMPSKALLHPSETLWLAKHTPGVRELIQGPLKADAVLKHRDQMVSGYDDRSQVKWAEGAKLTVMRGHGRLTGPRKVAVTGKDGTVHELEAKQAVVVATGSKPRLPDIPGLKDSKPWDNREGTGAKAVPGRLVVLGGGVEAVELAQAWRELGSEVTLVQRGPRVLKRFEPFVGEQVAEALRDSGVRVLLETQATKVQRSGAQGEYTITLTGGDTLRADALLVAMGRTARTDDLGLDTVGLKPGATIEVDDQLRATGVDGGWLYACGDANGRNLLTHMGKYQARLLGDVLLGKPAKAWADAKATPQVIFTHPQVGSVGLTEDKARKAGVPVKTVQYELGNVAGASVMGKDLKGTAKLVVDEQRRVIVGATFTGPGVGEMLHAATIAVAGEVPLDTLWHAVPSYPTVSEVWLRLLEAYGL from the coding sequence ATGGCCGAGACTTTCGACGTGGTGGTGATTGGAGCGGGTCCCGCGGGGGAAAACGCGGGCGCGCGCGCGGCGGCGGGAGGGTTGAAGGTCGCGCTGGTGGAGCACGAGCTCCTGGGCGGCGAGTGCTCCTACTGGGCCTGCATGCCCAGCAAGGCGCTCCTGCACCCCAGCGAGACGCTGTGGCTCGCGAAGCACACGCCCGGCGTGCGCGAGCTCATCCAGGGCCCGCTCAAGGCGGACGCCGTGCTCAAGCACCGCGACCAGATGGTGTCCGGCTACGACGACAGGTCCCAGGTGAAGTGGGCGGAGGGCGCGAAGCTCACCGTCATGCGCGGCCACGGCCGGCTCACCGGTCCTCGCAAGGTGGCCGTCACGGGCAAGGACGGCACGGTGCACGAGCTGGAGGCGAAGCAGGCCGTCGTCGTCGCCACGGGCAGCAAGCCGCGCCTGCCGGACATCCCGGGCCTCAAGGACTCCAAGCCGTGGGACAACCGCGAGGGCACCGGCGCCAAGGCCGTGCCGGGCCGGCTGGTGGTGCTGGGCGGCGGCGTGGAGGCGGTGGAGCTGGCGCAGGCGTGGCGCGAGCTGGGCTCGGAGGTGACGCTGGTGCAGCGCGGGCCCCGCGTGCTCAAGCGCTTCGAGCCCTTCGTGGGCGAGCAGGTGGCCGAGGCGCTGCGCGACTCCGGCGTGCGCGTGCTGCTGGAGACGCAGGCCACCAAGGTGCAGCGCTCCGGCGCCCAGGGCGAATACACCATCACGCTGACCGGCGGGGACACGCTGCGCGCGGACGCGCTGCTCGTCGCCATGGGCCGCACCGCGCGCACGGACGACCTGGGCCTGGACACGGTGGGGCTCAAGCCAGGCGCGACCATCGAAGTGGATGATCAGCTCCGCGCCACGGGCGTGGACGGCGGCTGGCTGTACGCGTGCGGCGACGCGAACGGCCGCAACCTGCTCACGCACATGGGCAAGTACCAGGCACGGCTGCTGGGCGACGTCCTCCTGGGCAAGCCCGCGAAGGCGTGGGCGGACGCGAAGGCCACGCCGCAGGTCATCTTCACGCACCCGCAGGTGGGCAGCGTGGGCCTCACCGAGGACAAGGCGCGCAAGGCGGGCGTGCCGGTGAAGACCGTGCAGTACGAGCTGGGCAACGTGGCCGGCGCGTCCGTCATGGGCAAGGACCTGAAGGGCACGGCGAAGCTGGTGGTGGACGAGCAGCGCCGGGTCATCGTGGGCGCCACGTTCACCGGGCCGGGCGTGGGCGAGATGCTCCACGCGGCCACCATCGCCGTCGCGGGCGAGGTGCCACTGGACACGCTCTGGCACGCGGTGCCGTCGTACCCCACCGTGAGCGAGGTGTGGCTGCGGCTCCTGGAAGCCTACGGGCTGTGA
- a CDS encoding ribosome-binding factor A, translating to MSSSKHRRTRASIRRSGSSLFHAEAPSARHLRVQSTLSEDVSLLFRSELSDPRLEGVTLTSCELSPEGRTVRIGYSLPHDADPAAVKEALARAEGFLRSRLAQHLNLKRTPHLRFVLVGTAPRTEAEDGGDA from the coding sequence ATGTCCTCTTCCAAGCATCGCCGTACCCGCGCGTCCATCCGGCGCTCGGGCTCCTCGCTGTTCCATGCCGAAGCTCCGTCCGCGCGTCACCTGCGCGTCCAGTCCACCCTCTCCGAGGACGTCTCGCTGCTCTTCCGGAGTGAGCTGTCCGACCCCAGGCTCGAAGGCGTCACGCTGACGTCGTGCGAGCTGTCCCCGGAAGGCCGCACCGTGCGCATCGGCTACTCGCTGCCGCACGACGCGGACCCCGCCGCCGTGAAGGAGGCCCTCGCCCGGGCGGAGGGCTTCCTGCGCTCGCGGCTCGCGCAGCACCTGAACCTCAAGCGCACCCCGCACCTGCGCTTCGTCCTCGTGGGCACCGCCCCACGCACCGAAGCAGAGGACGGGGGTGACGCATGA
- a CDS encoding (Fe-S)-binding protein produces the protein MNPIITGLLLAGAVSLFIITMSGRVGVLLAMKKENRLDHIPYRVAQLVRFGLGQKRMVDPEEFTPGLFHIFIYAAFMVLAVRTIMLFVMGFSSTALDVLTDLSHPAWDVAPPLLGLYKVYLLVKDIVAALALAGVAYFVWTRWKVKPDRMSQSWEAYLILGFIAGLMITEFMFGGSHMVAAHAAAQQVPVGATQVPAAPSAMVWWEPVTSLMGLAMMPLGVTASHVLGVVGFFIHLTIILAFLNFLPLGKHFHIITGLPNVFFQRTHSTGKLPTPNLEKEEFGTATVKDLTWKNGLDLYSCTECGRCQTHCPTYITGKPLTHKAVNQDLKHWLWDNERWVEEGYGPNGVKEPLPEIIGSALKAETVWACTSCGWCEQACPVFIENVPRLIDMRRYQVQVKAEFPPEIQRVFEGMERQGNPWGLGQDRRDEWAEDLALPTWGDGGEYEYLFFVGCAGSYDDKQKKVSRALVKIMREAGVSFATLSKQEMCNGDSARRMGNEYLYQTLAKTNVESWNAMGVKAVITQCPHCFNTIKNEYPEFGGEYRVINHTQLINELLKDKRIKLSSVMNAGTKLTYHDPCYLGRHNGVYDAPREVLKSIPGLEVVEMQRSQREGFCCGAGGGRMWMEEHIGTRINHNRMNEAALTLKHAEDPNTPYPDAADKKKPGMVGDYKEPGGKGIVAVACPFCSTMLNDAKNDTGREQIQIKDITELVADSMETSNKGGTVSPSPVVSAKPE, from the coding sequence ATGAACCCCATCATCACCGGCCTGCTGCTGGCAGGCGCAGTCTCACTCTTCATCATCACGATGTCCGGCCGCGTGGGCGTGCTGCTCGCGATGAAGAAGGAGAACCGGCTGGACCACATCCCCTACCGCGTGGCGCAGTTGGTGCGCTTCGGGTTGGGCCAGAAGCGCATGGTGGATCCGGAGGAGTTCACGCCGGGCCTGTTCCACATCTTCATCTACGCGGCGTTCATGGTGCTGGCGGTGCGCACCATCATGCTGTTCGTGATGGGCTTTTCGTCCACCGCGCTGGACGTGCTCACCGACCTCTCCCACCCGGCGTGGGACGTGGCGCCTCCGCTCCTGGGCCTCTACAAGGTCTACCTGCTGGTGAAGGACATCGTCGCGGCGCTGGCGCTCGCGGGCGTGGCCTACTTCGTGTGGACGCGCTGGAAGGTGAAGCCGGACCGCATGTCCCAGTCCTGGGAGGCCTACCTCATCCTGGGCTTCATCGCGGGCCTGATGATCACCGAGTTCATGTTCGGCGGCAGCCACATGGTGGCCGCGCACGCCGCCGCGCAGCAGGTGCCGGTGGGCGCCACGCAGGTGCCGGCGGCGCCTTCCGCGATGGTCTGGTGGGAGCCCGTCACCAGCCTGATGGGCCTGGCGATGATGCCCCTGGGCGTGACGGCGTCGCACGTGCTGGGCGTGGTGGGCTTCTTCATCCACCTGACCATCATCCTGGCGTTCCTGAACTTCCTGCCGCTGGGCAAGCACTTCCACATCATCACGGGCCTGCCCAACGTCTTCTTCCAGCGCACGCACTCCACCGGCAAGCTGCCCACGCCCAACCTGGAGAAGGAGGAGTTCGGCACCGCCACGGTGAAGGACCTCACCTGGAAGAACGGCCTGGACCTCTACTCCTGTACGGAGTGCGGCCGGTGCCAGACGCACTGTCCCACGTACATCACGGGCAAGCCGCTCACGCACAAGGCCGTGAACCAGGACCTGAAGCACTGGCTCTGGGACAACGAGCGCTGGGTGGAGGAGGGCTACGGCCCCAACGGCGTGAAGGAGCCCCTGCCTGAGATTATCGGCAGCGCGCTGAAGGCGGAGACGGTGTGGGCGTGCACGAGCTGCGGCTGGTGCGAGCAGGCCTGCCCGGTGTTCATCGAGAACGTCCCGCGCCTCATCGACATGCGCCGCTACCAGGTGCAGGTGAAGGCGGAGTTCCCGCCGGAAATCCAGCGAGTGTTCGAGGGCATGGAGCGCCAGGGCAACCCCTGGGGCCTGGGCCAGGACCGGCGCGACGAGTGGGCGGAGGACCTGGCGCTGCCCACCTGGGGCGACGGCGGCGAGTACGAGTACCTGTTCTTCGTGGGCTGCGCGGGCAGCTACGACGACAAGCAGAAGAAGGTGAGCCGCGCGCTGGTCAAGATCATGCGCGAGGCGGGCGTGTCCTTCGCGACGCTCTCCAAGCAGGAGATGTGCAACGGCGACTCCGCGCGCCGCATGGGCAACGAGTACCTGTACCAGACGCTGGCCAAGACGAACGTCGAGTCCTGGAACGCGATGGGCGTGAAGGCGGTCATCACCCAGTGCCCGCACTGCTTCAACACCATCAAGAACGAGTACCCGGAGTTCGGCGGCGAGTACCGCGTCATCAACCACACGCAGCTCATCAACGAGCTGCTCAAGGACAAGCGCATCAAGCTGTCCTCGGTGATGAACGCCGGAACGAAGCTGACCTACCACGACCCCTGCTACCTGGGCCGTCACAACGGCGTGTACGACGCGCCCCGTGAAGTGCTCAAGAGCATCCCGGGCCTGGAAGTGGTGGAGATGCAGCGCAGCCAGCGCGAGGGCTTCTGCTGCGGCGCCGGTGGCGGCCGGATGTGGATGGAGGAGCACATCGGCACGCGCATCAACCACAACCGCATGAACGAGGCGGCCCTCACGCTCAAGCACGCGGAGGACCCGAACACGCCCTACCCCGACGCCGCGGACAAGAAGAAGCCGGGCATGGTGGGCGACTACAAGGAGCCGGGCGGCAAGGGCATCGTCGCGGTGGCCTGCCCGTTCTGCTCCACGATGCTCAACGACGCGAAGAACGACACCGGTCGTGAGCAGATCCAGATCAAGGACATCACCGAGCTGGTCGCGGACTCCATGGAGACGAGCAACAAGGGCGGCACCGTGAGCCCCAGCCCCGTGGTGAGCGCCAAGCCGGAGTAG
- a CDS encoding DUF3592 domain-containing protein: protein MPLMDPMMVVIFVVGLFGVLVWLLLQRDLTLKLREEGLHAHGEVVHVGWDSDHEHLIVKYVLHLQDGTDLHDQYTLQNARQKAPPAVGDAVEALYLPHKPRRHQRVGTEIGTGRLLFRLGALVLLMVVLVALGLISARPRGSSPPAKLRTYEAPLPAGEKRQQSEY, encoded by the coding sequence ATGCCCCTGATGGATCCGATGATGGTGGTGATCTTCGTGGTGGGTCTCTTTGGGGTGCTGGTGTGGCTGCTGCTCCAGCGCGACCTCACCCTGAAGCTCCGGGAGGAGGGACTGCACGCCCATGGAGAGGTGGTCCACGTGGGCTGGGATTCCGACCACGAGCACCTCATCGTGAAGTACGTCCTCCACCTGCAGGACGGCACGGACCTCCACGACCAGTACACCCTGCAGAACGCGAGGCAGAAGGCCCCCCCAGCCGTGGGAGACGCGGTGGAGGCCCTCTACCTCCCGCACAAGCCCCGCCGGCACCAGCGCGTGGGCACGGAGATAGGGACAGGCCGGTTGCTGTTCAGGCTGGGGGCGCTGGTGCTGCTCATGGTCGTCCTCGTGGCCCTGGGACTGATCAGCGCCAGGCCGCGAGGCTCCTCGCCCCCGGCAAAACTCCGGACGTACGAAGCGCCGCTTCCCGCCGGGGAGAAGCGGCAGCAGAGCGAGTACTAG
- a CDS encoding non-proteolytic archaemetzincin-like protein — protein sequence MPQKTLLLVTVGSPPSALVNALQDPLATHLGVSTVVSRMALSSPAYAFNKDRGQYHCNAIMRRLGTVLDESPQDLVMGVTDADLFEPDSPFVFGQADRESKVAVMSLYRLRQGAEGETLRRRVQVEAVHQAGHLIGLSYCEDSRCVMFLPQSPQDIDRKSLGPCNVCRNELNRLNR from the coding sequence ATGCCGCAGAAGACGCTCCTGCTGGTCACCGTGGGCAGTCCACCGTCCGCGCTCGTGAATGCCTTGCAGGATCCGCTGGCGACCCATCTGGGCGTCAGCACGGTCGTGAGCCGGATGGCGCTGTCGTCGCCGGCCTACGCCTTCAACAAGGACCGCGGCCAGTACCACTGCAACGCCATCATGCGCCGGTTGGGCACGGTGCTGGATGAGTCGCCGCAGGACCTGGTGATGGGCGTGACGGACGCGGACCTCTTCGAACCGGACTCGCCCTTCGTCTTCGGGCAGGCGGACCGGGAGTCCAAGGTCGCGGTGATGAGCCTGTACCGGCTGCGCCAGGGCGCGGAGGGCGAAACGCTGCGCCGCCGCGTGCAGGTGGAGGCGGTGCACCAGGCCGGGCACCTCATCGGCCTGTCGTACTGCGAGGACTCGCGCTGCGTGATGTTCCTCCCACAGTCCCCGCAGGACATCGACCGCAAGTCGCTGGGCCCCTGCAACGTCTGCCGCAACGAACTGAACCGCCTCAACCGCTGA
- a CDS encoding vWA domain-containing protein, whose protein sequence is MKQTAWAVERDAEGGREVLLLVTLEAEAETPRAPVAVNLVIDRSASMRGAPLAAAVEAARALVERAGPKDYVGLLTFDADAEQVLPVRAMESGAKSAFLKTLSRLDSGEGTALHEAVENGAEAVRRVLVPGARPQLLMLTDGEPSVGPTALGEFKVLGQRVHDSGVALHALGLGKHYLPEILEALTGPSGTGFTHVDDAEGLPLAVGALGAELFGEVVADARVYVLPTGFADLRCRHRYPSRVEGDAMSAALGAVSHAFPRRVLFAGVLEKGDWNLTVSTSYTEHGDTRRVSVPVTRLLPDSDEGRFVRAVSAELELVSYEAAAWKALSRRQQDAAERALEGADKGLYKLARLGSAEVPAQRHVDRLADLRRAVERRAAQPSALGVRRAQSEVSRITMSRIGPALPAAVNVGPPPRPALPAPANGGAPGGTLDGAALLPWKTGNTEP, encoded by the coding sequence ATGAAGCAGACGGCCTGGGCAGTGGAGCGCGACGCGGAGGGCGGCCGCGAAGTGCTGCTGCTGGTGACCCTGGAGGCCGAAGCGGAGACGCCTCGGGCCCCGGTGGCGGTGAACCTGGTCATCGACCGCAGCGCGTCCATGCGGGGCGCGCCGCTGGCGGCGGCGGTGGAGGCGGCGCGCGCGCTGGTGGAGCGGGCGGGTCCCAAGGACTACGTGGGGCTGCTCACCTTCGACGCGGACGCGGAGCAGGTGCTGCCCGTGCGCGCGATGGAGTCGGGCGCGAAGTCGGCCTTCCTGAAGACGCTGTCCCGTCTGGACTCCGGTGAAGGCACCGCGCTGCACGAGGCCGTGGAGAACGGCGCGGAGGCCGTGCGGCGCGTGCTGGTGCCGGGCGCCCGGCCGCAGTTGCTCATGCTCACGGACGGCGAGCCCTCCGTGGGGCCCACCGCGCTGGGCGAGTTCAAGGTGCTGGGCCAGCGGGTGCACGACTCCGGCGTGGCGCTGCACGCGCTGGGACTGGGCAAGCACTACCTGCCGGAGATTTTGGAGGCCCTCACCGGCCCGTCCGGCACGGGCTTCACGCACGTGGACGACGCGGAGGGCCTGCCGCTGGCGGTGGGCGCGCTGGGCGCGGAGCTGTTCGGCGAGGTGGTGGCGGACGCGCGCGTGTACGTGCTGCCCACGGGCTTCGCGGACCTGCGCTGCCGTCACCGCTACCCGTCGCGCGTGGAGGGTGACGCGATGAGCGCCGCGCTGGGGGCGGTGTCGCACGCGTTCCCGCGCCGCGTCCTCTTCGCGGGCGTGCTGGAGAAGGGCGACTGGAACCTCACCGTCAGCACTTCGTACACGGAGCACGGCGACACCCGGCGGGTGTCCGTGCCGGTGACGCGCCTGTTGCCGGACAGCGACGAGGGCCGCTTCGTGCGCGCGGTGTCCGCGGAGCTGGAGCTGGTCTCCTACGAGGCCGCCGCCTGGAAGGCGCTCTCCCGCCGTCAGCAGGACGCGGCCGAGCGGGCGCTCGAGGGGGCGGACAAGGGGCTCTACAAGCTGGCCCGCCTGGGCTCCGCGGAGGTCCCCGCGCAGCGCCACGTGGACCGTCTGGCGGACCTGCGCCGCGCGGTGGAGCGCCGTGCGGCCCAGCCGTCCGCCCTGGGCGTGCGCCGGGCGCAGTCGGAGGTGTCGCGCATCACCATGAGCCGCATCGGGCCGGCGCTTCCGGCCGCGGTGAATGTGGGTCCGCCCCCGCGGCCGGCCCTGCCCGCTCCGGCGAACGGCGGCGCGCCTGGGGGCACGCTGGATGGCGCGGCGCTGCTGCCCTGGAAGACGGGCAACACCGAGCCGTAA
- a CDS encoding ankyrin repeat domain-containing protein: MSLFDAVAAGDRAALSAQLDAGADPNPFDDEGRTPLMMAARSGQDDLVQVLLEAGADPTLPDSVGETPFVAAAAYGHLRVCALLSPHATADEKDMARTLLKNQGIDEIPARPSRASEVSPDDFRRKLASAGAYVAGKLGDAGATKRLERVLRSEGNAPKGRK, encoded by the coding sequence GTGTCCCTGTTCGATGCCGTCGCCGCGGGTGACCGCGCCGCCCTGAGCGCCCAGCTCGACGCGGGCGCGGACCCCAACCCCTTCGACGACGAGGGCCGTACGCCGCTGATGATGGCCGCGCGCTCGGGCCAGGACGACCTGGTGCAGGTGCTCCTGGAGGCCGGCGCGGACCCCACGCTGCCGGACTCCGTGGGCGAGACACCCTTCGTCGCCGCCGCGGCCTATGGCCACCTCCGGGTCTGCGCGCTCTTGTCCCCGCACGCCACCGCGGACGAGAAGGACATGGCGCGCACGCTGCTCAAGAACCAGGGCATCGACGAGATTCCCGCGCGTCCCTCGCGCGCGTCCGAGGTCTCGCCCGACGACTTCCGCCGCAAGCTCGCCTCCGCGGGCGCCTACGTCGCGGGCAAGCTGGGTGACGCCGGCGCCACCAAGCGCCTGGAGCGCGTGCTGCGCTCGGAGGGCAACGCGCCCAAGGGCCGCAAGTAG
- a CDS encoding TolB family protein, with product MRRWLGGVVAVGLLGACEPTEFGGGGTTGDVLFDRGFAFVRGDRNIYVVDDDGDPNSPQRLTTAGGAYTPSISKNGNSIVFVQRSGNTYSLQTVPTTGGPVATLLSTNDAACGSCTGFRGPTFSPDGRFIVFAFERTSGALSSLARIGVDGSGFVELTPNAGIAFGSPSFFPTGNTVVAPAGNNASFYNQLAFVPVGGGVTQFVFMSGDVLAIANRAVVSPDGRQVALDGRQSNGSTRIFVGNVTTNGLSGALRRLTDYTASTVEESFPSWTSSTELGFLFNDSGGDPSIYRAPVSSTASSVTLAVPAANEPFYGPN from the coding sequence ATGCGGCGATGGCTCGGCGGTGTGGTGGCGGTGGGGTTGTTGGGGGCGTGCGAGCCCACGGAGTTTGGCGGTGGCGGCACCACGGGTGACGTCCTCTTCGACCGGGGCTTCGCCTTCGTGCGCGGCGACCGGAACATCTACGTGGTGGACGACGACGGTGACCCCAACAGCCCGCAGCGGCTGACGACGGCCGGCGGCGCGTACACGCCGTCCATCTCCAAGAATGGCAACAGCATCGTGTTCGTGCAGCGCTCGGGCAACACGTACTCCCTGCAGACCGTGCCCACCACGGGCGGGCCGGTGGCCACGCTGCTGAGCACCAACGACGCGGCCTGTGGCAGCTGCACCGGCTTCCGCGGGCCCACGTTCAGCCCGGACGGCCGCTTCATCGTCTTCGCGTTCGAGCGGACGTCGGGGGCGCTGAGCTCGCTGGCGCGCATCGGGGTGGATGGCAGCGGCTTCGTGGAGCTGACGCCCAACGCGGGCATCGCCTTCGGGTCGCCGTCCTTCTTCCCCACTGGCAACACGGTGGTGGCGCCCGCGGGCAACAATGCCTCCTTCTACAACCAGCTCGCGTTCGTGCCGGTGGGCGGAGGGGTCACGCAGTTCGTGTTCATGAGCGGTGACGTGCTGGCCATCGCGAACCGCGCGGTGGTGTCCCCGGATGGGCGGCAGGTGGCGCTGGACGGGCGGCAGTCCAATGGCAGCACGCGCATCTTCGTGGGCAACGTGACGACCAACGGCCTCAGCGGCGCCCTGCGGCGGCTGACGGACTACACGGCGAGCACCGTGGAGGAGAGCTTCCCCAGCTGGACGAGCAGCACGGAGCTGGGCTTCCTCTTCAACGACTCCGGCGGTGACCCGAGCATCTACCGCGCCCCGGTGTCCTCCACGGCCAGCTCCGTGACGCTCGCGGTGCCCGCCGCGAACGAGCCCTTCTACGGGCCCAACTAG
- a CDS encoding DUF3592 domain-containing protein yields the protein MPLNAVLILVLLIGTPLVMMVQLWRQHQLTVELEEKGVHAWAEVVGTRTSWLNAKYRIVEYVFPLPDGSLVHGEFKQSRGGFWSRGTVEGEQIELHYLPDNPHRHQRVGTEVGLLAVLSLGFGTVVFMSLAIIVMMNAPSKKAPAPHGSTPSSRLRTYDEPPPRGKGRVTGPLNRNEDY from the coding sequence ATGCCCCTGAACGCGGTCTTGATCCTGGTGCTCCTCATTGGAACGCCCTTGGTGATGATGGTGCAGCTGTGGCGCCAGCATCAGCTCACCGTGGAGCTGGAGGAGAAGGGAGTGCACGCCTGGGCCGAGGTGGTCGGCACCCGCACGAGCTGGCTGAACGCGAAGTACCGCATCGTGGAGTACGTCTTCCCCCTGCCGGACGGTTCGTTGGTCCACGGCGAGTTCAAGCAGTCCCGGGGCGGGTTCTGGTCCCGGGGCACGGTCGAGGGCGAGCAGATTGAACTCCACTACCTGCCGGACAACCCCCACCGGCACCAGCGCGTGGGCACGGAGGTCGGGTTGCTGGCCGTCCTGAGCCTGGGGTTCGGCACGGTGGTCTTCATGTCCCTGGCCATCATCGTGATGATGAACGCGCCTTCGAAGAAGGCCCCGGCGCCGCACGGGTCCACGCCCTCGAGCAGGCTGCGGACCTACGACGAGCCGCCTCCGCGCGGAAAGGGGCGGGTCACCGGGCCGCTGAACCGGAACGAGGACTACTAG
- a CDS encoding DUF3592 domain-containing protein, whose translation MALFAARVLGATFVVLGASLLVMTWGSYRRDMGILAEGLHAEGTVVKKEFLAASDDSDYILAYAFTPQGGERQEHRRHVSSELWKRLRPGDRIQVQYSQGDPRRSFPEGHGVMSLGLALFLSFVEVCLFLMGLVALLGRAVPESPQVASASPTPSS comes from the coding sequence GTGGCTCTCTTCGCGGCTCGGGTCCTGGGTGCGACGTTCGTGGTGCTGGGCGCGTCCCTGCTGGTGATGACCTGGGGGTCGTACCGGCGGGACATGGGCATCCTGGCGGAGGGGCTGCACGCGGAAGGCACGGTGGTGAAGAAGGAGTTCCTCGCCGCCTCGGACGACAGCGACTACATCCTCGCCTACGCCTTCACGCCCCAGGGCGGTGAGCGCCAGGAGCACCGGCGGCACGTCTCCTCGGAGCTGTGGAAGCGGCTGCGCCCCGGGGACCGCATCCAGGTGCAATACAGCCAGGGCGACCCGCGCCGCAGCTTCCCGGAGGGCCATGGGGTGATGTCGCTGGGGCTCGCCCTCTTCCTCAGCTTCGTGGAGGTGTGCCTCTTCCTCATGGGGCTGGTGGCACTGCTGGGGAGGGCGGTGCCGGAGTCCCCCCAGGTTGCCTCCGCTTCCCCAACCCCGTCATCCTGA